The Chelonoidis abingdonii isolate Lonesome George chromosome 15, CheloAbing_2.0, whole genome shotgun sequence genomic interval ATTGCTCCAGCCAAGCCACCACATAGTAAGCTTACATGTGTTTTCAAAACTAAGACTTCAGGATTATCTAATGAAGGCCTTCCAAGCAGGTTAGGTGCTTGGGCAAGTCCAATGCTCTTTAAGGTactaaaggtaaaaaatgaaaaacctgaaagagaaaaatgtaattttatgtAGACTTTAGGAAACAGCAAGTTTCTTACTGATACGCATAGTCTATGTAACATAAGACAGTAATCACACACTGAATTATTTAATTCCTGATTCTTTATGAGGTTTTTATTAAACACTGTGAAAGAGAGAAAAGTTACATACATTACataaatcaatacaaatattaCATGTTTATCCAATAGCAAACCTAAGTGTGGTCTAGGAGTCAGCTTGTTGTAATTTGCAACGTGTTGAGAAGATGCTTTGGAAAAAAGTGTGGCATTAATTTTAAGAATTGTTTTTTGTACTATACATGCAATGGAAGTGTGCATACAATAATACTTTGCAATTGTCCTGTAACTTCTAACCAAGGATCTTAAAAGACTttgaaaaaagtgatttttaacttaacATGTTATAGTTACAAGTAACACCTAAGATTAGtataaatgaaagaaattaaACTGAAAAGATAAGAGTTTTTTTGTCTATTTACTTCATTCAAGAACAGACAGTTAGTTTCATTGTTTCCCCTTTATAGTCAGTCTATTTTCCTTAGTTTGTGTgggcctttcacacagcaactaCAGCCAGATTGGCCAGGTTTAGGAACAGGTCCTGACCATTTTCCATCGGAGAAAttttaggggtggggagggagagagaatgcaGTCACTGGGCCCTCACATCTCAGGAAGGTCACTTAGGGATTTTCACCAGTGGTATAAGTTACAACAGCTATTCTAACTTGCACTGATCATCACCATAAGCTGATCTACCATAAAATCGGGAAGCTTCAAATGACTCCCTGCAGTTTGCCCTTTTCATTCTGTCCAATCAGAAATTTAGCCCTTCAGATTAACAGAAGCTAATACAAATTTTGCAAATACAACTGTGAGATGCGTGTATAATGCTGTCAACAATATTTTTAACTTACCAGCATAAGGAGCCATTCCTACAACTGTAGGCATCAGTCCTCTGTAAAATCCAATGAAACCGCCTTCcttttgaaggaaaaataaaaatacaaacaaattctTGATAAATAGAATTATAAATAGTTAGATTATTATGGAACTGATTGTACTGACAAGTCGTTTGTATGACACTGCTAGCCACGCAATGAGGTATTAATATTAACCtcatctttctcttcctcttatGCTGAGAGGAGGGACTATAAATTGGCTACTTAGGAGATAGAGAGGAGAAGGCAGGTCTACCTACACCCAAGATCACAAAGTAGGGAGATGATTTCCAATATGCACAAATAAGTATGTTATCTTTCCACCCCctgttaaaaatattattctcTGAGGCAAAAACCTCAGGAGTATATACCACTGCTAATCCACTTTTATTCCCAATTTCTTGTCCTCTGCCATTTCCACCAGTTTGAGCCGCTCTCCACCAGCTTGAGTAAAATGAGACCCTTTTGTAAAACGAGAGTGTGCTACACACACAGTCAAAGACAAATTCTCATTAGTTTCCATCAGGTCAttaaatagaataatagaataccagggttgaaaggaacctcaggaggtcatctagtccagccccccactcaaagcaggaccaatccccagacagatttttgccccaaatccccccctcaaagattgaactcacaacttgggtttagcaggccaatactcaaaccaatGAGCTAATAGTGTTGCACAgcataaaaaatatataaacaccacatttttctttaacaaatatGGAAGGAGAAAATGAAATACCTTTGTATAAATAGTCTTGAACGCATGAATAATCCCTGTATACTTGTGCTCCCCTTTTACTTGGAATGCCAGACGTGCTCTTACCATATCAAGAGGGTAAGTACAAATGACTGCTGTTATACCTATTCAAAAAAACGAACACCACCACAGACCTTAATTGATCTTAGATAGTTTTAAGCAACAAAGGATCCTTTCAAGGCAAACAATTAATATATGGATGTATATTCAACAACAACTTTTAAAAGTCAAATTTAAAAGTACACCTTTAATCAAAGGCTAAGAGAACAAAACTCAGACATGCAGAGAGTATTTACATTTGTATCCATCAGCACTAATAGAAGCTATGCAATTaaacctcaatcctgcaaaggctTATGTTACTAACTGTACTCATTTGAATaaccccactggagtcagtgggactactcactgCATGAGTAGTGAGCAAATCTTTGTAGGAGCAGGGACATAGGACCTAATCCTGccatatttaaatattcaaacaTTAAATGAGAAAGCACCCCAGATTTATACATTTAATTTCCAAAAAGTGATGTTAGAAAAAAGTCTAACAATACAATTACTATATATTTATAAGTGTATATTTAAATGGTATCTGAACACACGGAAGATATTCTAAATGAAAACTTAAAATACGGCTAACAATAGTTTTAATTTATGttgatatttgttttttaatcattctATTTACTCTTAGCTGAATGACAATAAATTAGTTAATGCCATATTGTTTACAGAGCCAGATTCTGTGGCCCTTAATTATGCATGCAGCACTTAATTGTGGAAGTAGCCCATTTGAAGTCAGTGTTGTGTGAGTAAATGCTATGTACATGATTAAGGGTTGTAAATCTGACCAAGTGTTATTGCATCACCATTGACATGCCCTGCAGTTAACTTATATCATCACTTCCTTTATAAATCTCTCTATCTGTATTTTTCTTTGGTTAGACTTCATAAGAT includes:
- the SLC25A16 gene encoding solute carrier family 25 member 16 isoform X3: MAGSMAGITAVICTYPLDMVRARLAFQVKGEHKYTGIIHAFKTIYTKEGGFIGFYRGLMPTVVGMAPYAGFSFFTFSTLKSIGLAQAPNLLGRPSLDNPEVLVLKTHVSLLCGGLAGAIAQTISYPLDVTRRRMQLGAALPDADKCLTMVQTLKYVYRHHGIRRGLYRGLSLNYIRCIPSQAVAFTTYEFMRQLLHLN